Part of the Bifidobacterium sp. ESL0775 genome is shown below.
CTCCGGCGCGAACTTCGACGTCACCCAGACCCGCTACGACAAGGTCATCATGATGACCGATGCCGATGTCGACGGCGCACATATTCGTATCTTATTGCTGACGCTCTTCTACCGCTTCATGCGCCCGCTCATCTCGCACGGCCACGTCTACGCCGCCGTGCCGCCGCTGCACCGCATCGCCTTGGCCGGCAAACACAAGGGCGAGTTCATCTACACCTATTCCGACGACGAACTGGCCGGCAAGCTCGCCGACCTCGACAAGAAAGGCATCGCCTACAACCCCGACGTGCAGCGCTACAAGGGTCTTGGAGAGATGGATGCCGATCAGCTGGCCGACACCACCATGGATCCGCGCACCCGCATGCTCCGTCGCATTTCGATGGAGGAAGCTGAGGACGCCAGCGGTATCTTCACTCTCCTCATGGGCGATGAGGTACCGCCGCGTCGTCAGTTCATCGTCGATAACGCCGACGATTTCGACCGCACCAAGATCGACACCTGATTCCTTGATGGTGGTTTGCGTAGGCTTCTCGACCCTGCGCGTGATCAGAAGCCAAGGGCTTCCACTCCGTTCAGTCAAGTTTTTGCCTTTGTTTTCATTCGTCGTGGCGTGTGTGGCGGTGTGACTTCCCGTCTGCTTTCATATTATGAGATTCGTTTCGTCGGCCCATTAAGGTTCGTCGTTACCTGTGTGCGATAATGAAAACGTTGTCTTTTTGGTTTTCGACATCGCGATAACTGATATCGAAAACCGCGTCATGACCCGAAGGAGTCATCGTGACCAATCTGTTGCTGGCCGTCATCTACATGGCGTTCATCTCGTTGGGCCTTCCCGATTCGTTGCTCGGAGCCGTCTGGCCGAGCATGCGTCCGCAGATGGGCGTGCCGCTTTCCTGGGTCGGCGGCATCTCGATGATCATCTCGGCGGGCACCGTCGTCTCGTCGCTGCTTTCCGACCGGATGACCCTGCGTTTCGGCACCGGCAAACTGACCGCCGCGTCGGTGGGCATGACCGCTCTGGCGTTGTTCGGCTTTTCGGTCGCGCCGAACTACTGGGTGCTGGCGCTTATCGCCATCCCCTACGGCCTCGGGGCCGGCGGCGTGGATGCCGCGCTCAACAACTACGTCGCGATTCATTACGCGAGCCGCCACATGAGCTGGTTGCACTGCATGTGGGGCATCGGCGCCTCGGTCGGCCCCTACATCATGGGTTTCGCGCTTTCCAACGGTCAGGGTTGGCCGTGGGGCTACCGCTACATCGCCATCATCCAGGTGGCGCTCACCGCGATCATCGTGCTTTCCTTGCCGTTGTGGAAGGAACGCAATGTGGCGGGTGACGCCAAGGCGGACGATGACAAGGCCGTTGTGACCGCTGACTCCGCCGTGTCTTCCGATTCAAATGGCAATACCGCAACTTATGCTTCGGATAACCAAGAAAACGGCGCTGTTTCCGTCTCCACTTCCGCGGGTGTTAGTGACGGCGAACCCGCTCACGTCAAGCCGTTGGGGCTTCGTGGAGTCTTGGCGATCCCTGGTGCCAAAGAGATTCTGCTGATGTTCTTCTGCTATTCCGCGATGGAGACCACTTCGGGGCTCTGGGCCTCGAGCTACATGGTCGACCACGACGGCATCAGCAAAGTCGTCGCGGCGAG
Proteins encoded:
- a CDS encoding MFS transporter yields the protein MTNLLLAVIYMAFISLGLPDSLLGAVWPSMRPQMGVPLSWVGGISMIISAGTVVSSLLSDRMTLRFGTGKLTAASVGMTALALFGFSVAPNYWVLALIAIPYGLGAGGVDAALNNYVAIHYASRHMSWLHCMWGIGASVGPYIMGFALSNGQGWPWGYRYIAIIQVALTAIIVLSLPLWKERNVAGDAKADDDKAVVTADSAVSSDSNGNTATYASDNQENGAVSVSTSAGVSDGEPAHVKPLGLRGVLAIPGAKEILLMFFCYSAMETTSGLWASSYMVDHDGISKVVAASLASLFYLGITVGRGLSGFLTIRFDDPTMIRIGQFVLFLGIVIMMLPLPGHAATVAGLLLIGLGCAPIYPCVIHSTPDYFGVERSQAIVGVQMACAYTGSMLMPPVFGLIAQHISIALYPWYLLVFLVIMVVMHETLRRKVRLKRI